The sequence tcggaggaggttgttgccaagagggttgtccataaacttgaggctcctcccaaacttgattgttccatccttgatgcatatcctcattgaagcttctattccctacaacataattgtaaccacacTCGTAGGCAAAGTGATGAGAatgaattcatagtagcaagagcaaatgcaaacaaaatcaaataagaaacaaagaaaactaaatcctaaaactagcaaaaactaataaagagacaaaaggcaaacatattcacaatattcacatatatacaataaccaataacaagcgcaAATTTGCAAtgccctggcaacggcgccattttgatgaaggaaaaattgatggtttagaatttcacaataaattcttgttgcaagtatagtttctaaaccaacaaattatcctctcatacaaaaaattggttgtcacaagtaacaaaccccaataaaaataaccgaagtatttaaatctcgggtcgtctctcaaaggaattgcagggaagtgttcttgttattggttatgaaatgcatattttggggttttggataaaggacaagaaaagtaaatcgcaagaattaaactaatagctaagaaagctcttggcaaggaatgggaactagaagtcctatcctcattatcctcctgaattgtgacaagaattgtccattcactacaaaaaaaaaaggttaaaatggcggttttttatGGGAATTACGGCGGTTATAACTGCCATTATGACCGAAAACGGCGCTTCCAAGAAACGCCGgtattctgggcgccattctggttattatggcggttttcagaaaaccgccgtaataaccagtgGATAATACGGCGGTTTTTTGACGGTAATAAGGGCGGTtttaaccgccattttaaccagataaaatggcggttttgtttttgtttaaaaCGGCGGTTAcgaaccgccgtttttaccaagATTTAATGGCATCCTTCTCGTTTAAAATGGCGTttctaaccgccgtttttacctgggTTTAATGGCATCATTCTCGTTTAAAATGACATttctaaccgccgtttttacctgggTTTAATGGCATCCTTCTCGTTAAAAATGGCATTTttaaaccgccatttttacctgtATTTGATGGCATCCTtttcgtttaaaatggcatttctaAACGCCGTTTTTACCATGGTTTAATGGCATCCTTTTTGTTTAAAATAGCATTTAAAATGAGATTGAAACTACGTATTTAAAGTGACATTTTTAGAATCTCATAATAACCAAAAAGCATAACCTTAAATCAAACATCATAACAAGATTTTTAATTCATACATAGtcttcgaaaataaaaaatcataatccaAAAACAAAGTATTAAAGAtaacatttttcaataatttGTCTTAACATATATCTATAATACTTAATACATAAAATCTTTATCATACAAGATCATGCTTCTTTGTTGCTCGCTCCAGAAGACCTACTTCCTAACTCTCTTGGTGATGGAATCCCACTCTCTTGATCCAAtccctacaacaaaaatataattatgagcacaataaaaaaagatataaaactAAATCTGAAACTATTAATATGAAATTATTCAATCAAAAAAGAAAACTCACATACACTAACACAGTTTTTTATTTCTTTCCACCCAACAATAATCTTAACAAATATGGGGCTAACTGAAAGAATATTACACATGGAATAAGGTATTAAGAAGCAATATAGCAGTATTAGTCTTTTGTTGGTAGGCTTTTAATTAAGAAGCAATATAGCAGTTTAATTAAAAAGTTAATTTGATATTGACATGTAAGACATTATATTATATCAAGCAGTAAGGTGCATGGGATCAAGATATAAATTGCTATATCCGGTGAGGTCCAAATTAAAGAGGACCTACTTGCTAAATTTAGTTGTCGTCCAAAGGAGAAAGACTGCACAAGATACTGACTTTTCATGCCATCATTCAACGTTGAAGatggaaaaaagagaagaagctAAGGGTAGCAATTTTAGACTTTTATGAGAGAACAAGGAATAACAGGAGTtaacattatatttttcttctcaaaagTAAAAAATGATTTGTTGACTTCTTTATTCCTAGGCTCATGGCATCTAAAAAAACTAACAGAAATATTTAAGCCTCAACAaaatttattaagagaataataCTGCCCATCTTTCCACTTTGTTGGTAGGCTTTTAATTAACAAAGTTAAAGCTAGCTTTCaaagtcaaattttaaaattgaccCAGATTCCCTTAAGAGTCCAAATATTACACATGGAATAAGGTATTAAGAAGATAAATTGTATTTGTACCTGTGAAATTTGTTGAGTAGGAAACATTCCAGCCAATTCCACTGGAATTTTACCTCCTTCCTTAGAAGCAATATAAGATACTAGCGCTTGCAATTGCGCTTTAACGGTATCCAACTCTTCTTACACATTTGGACCACAAGTAGATGATGTGCCAGCATCATTTGAAGAACCTAAATTCATCTGACTAATTCTTGTAGTGTTGTTCTTGAAAGCAATTGTTGGAACAGCTCCCATGCCTAAACCTCAAACACGACCAGGGTGCTCTTTCCCAAGAACTACTCCAAGAGCATCAAGAGGAGAATTAACGGTTGATTCCACTGCTTGTTGACTGCTATATGCTTCAATCTTCTCctacatatataaaaagaaagagaaagaatcaAACATAATATTAtcttataaaaaagaaagaaaaagaaatacaaaaagTTACTTATTGCACTTTAGTCTTACCGCTATTTCTTTAGCCTTTTCATTAGCAAACTATAACTAAAGGCTTTTTATTACCAACTCTATATAAAGGCCTTTCACAACATTCCATATGAATTTAATATCCTATTTACAGCAGCAAACTATATAAGGCTTTTTAGTGGGACAACATTTAACTAGGAAAGTAAGTACTTACCTGAGTTTCAGGCTTCAAACGATATTCTACGAATAAAGCCCATTGATCAAGAGCAATATCTTCTGGTGTATTATTTATGATCTCGGTTTTACTCAACCTCGGATCATAAAACTCACTCCAAAGCTTTATCCTATGTTCCCTCCATTTTTTGCCAAGCGATTGGAGCAGAAATCGTTTGGCCAAGCTATCACACACTTTGAAGCAAAATCGAGCCTTTAATATGGAACAAAGAATATatattaactaaaaaataaaactaaataatgaCAAAGAAATAAGCTTTAGAGTTTAAGTAATCTTCTTACTTGGAAAAAAATATTccattgattttcaaaaaagctCTCTGGAATGTCTGACCACTTATCAAAACTGATTGGAAATGCTACACAATCAGTGGCCAATTGCCCACAAACTCCTGCAAGGAGTCCGGCTGCTTCTCCTACTGCTGCATGCTGTCTATCAAAATTGACAACTATGCGCAAACTTTCTAGCAAATTATGCACATCTTTCACTAATAAATGAAGGCGTGTAGTATCTTCATATTCatctaaaatagataaataaatataaataaatgagTAATTGAGCGACTAAAGAATAAAACATATGATGATAGATATATATTATAAAAGATTGATTCTTGTGGAGGGTATAATGTAACAGCTACATATATAATACTATATATTATACATCAGAATTCAAAATCAAGGTGAAAATAGGCTAATATTAGTAATATCCACTGCAGGATAAATATcattattaaaacaagaaaatactataatataaacaagttggatcAAATGTATTTGCCATCCGTATAAGCCTCAGCCACCAATATACAAATTGAAACCCAATAGGCCAATATCCAATATTTTCTTCGGTTGTGTTGGGGGCTTCTTGTTATATTAGGTTGGGCctttaaaaaaagagaaaataagacaaGACCATATAACCCAATTAGGAGCTgtctaatttatttaaaaaagagaaaatattacATACCTATGGCATCAACAGTCCAATAATGCTTAGATTCACGCCCACGTTTACGTTTAGGTTCGGATGGATGCTCAGATATAGTTGGAGCAACTGATGATGGCTCAGAAGAATTTGAAGCTGCCGACTTGTCTCGGGAGGAACTTGCAACTGTTGTCGACTTATCTCGGGAGGAATTTGTAGCTGTCAACTTGTCTCGAGAGGAATTTGAAGCTGCCAACTTGTCCCGGGAGGAATTTGAAGTTGCTGACTTGTCCTGGGAGGAATTTGCAGCTGCTGCCGACTTGTCTCGAGAGAAATTTGCAGCTGCTACCGACTTGTCTCGAGAGAAATTTGCAGCTGCTGCCAACTTGTTTCGGGAGAAATTTGCAGATGCTGCGGACTTGACTTGTGATGCATTTGAAGCTGCCGACTTATCTCGGGATGAATTTGTAGCTGCTATTGACTTGTCTTGTGAAGAATTTGCAGCTGCTATTGACTTGTCTTGTGAAGAATGTGCAGCTGCTGCTGCTTTAAGCAGATTCTTGTACCTCTTTTGCTTTGGCATATCTGCATAATAgatgaaataaataattaataaatatttatgtaaaatttacaaacaaaagttaaattgaaaaagaagaaatgtagacaaaaattattaataaaccACTTTGAAGACCTGGTTTGAAGACCtggtttgaaaaataaataattaataaaccaCTTATTAATAAAACTCACCTACTTTACCATCTTTGGCTTAGCTCAATTTGAAGACCTGGTTTCATACACGGTGATTCTGAAAGAAACTGAATTAATTTAATATACTAACTATTCTGACATGTGTTCGTCTTCTCCAATGTCATTATCTAGTAGTTCATCATCTACCTCATCTCTTAACAATGATAGATTATCaccattttcaaataaaaaatctaaGTTTTGCTCTAACCATGGCTCATTCTCGCATGCTTCATCATCTTCATTTCCCCCCATATCATATGAATCTCTTGGCTTCAAATGCACGACAACACTCCAATCTTTATTCACTTCATCATTGACAAAATATACCATTCGAGCTTGTGAGGCTTCAATATACGGATCATCCTCCTCTCGGTCACCACTGTGTATTACTTGTGAAAAATTAACAGAAGTAAAACCCCAATTATCCTTTCTACAGCCCCGTTCTCTAGTGGTGTCAGCCCATTTACATTTGAATAAAGTAACCCGAAATTGGCCATTGTAGTTTAGTTCTATAATATCTTCTAGTTTGCCATAATATGACAAATCAGCATTCCTAACATCAGCATCACTAGCGCTAGCAACACAAGGAGTTGAAGACATTAAAAAAACTCCACTATTCTGGGTCTTTAATCCATTGTCTCGATTGGTAGTTCGAAAGGAGAACCCATTAATACTAAATGTAGAAAACCTCTTGGCATATCGTGATGGACCCCTTGCTAAGTATCTCAAATCCTCATGCACAGTATTCATAATATCTGGGTTCATAAGCTATTATGATAGAACAATATATTAGTTATTATATCCACAAATACTAGCTCAATATTAGCAAAAAATATCACTTCTCTATTTACCTGCGCaggaaaccaagtaacaaaatcttTATTGACTCTTTTTTCTATCTCTACATTTGAAGGCCTTCTACCCTTAGATCGTCTTCGTACAAAATCTTTGAAGTCACTGTCAGATATGAAAGTTTAACTCTTAACTAAACGACTATtttcaagtaaataaaaaatatgtacGAAAATCCTTAAGCACTTACTCAATGAACGGTTTGACATATGGACAATTTAAAACCACATATCGATGTGCTTGTTTTTTTTCCATAGGTGACAACTCAAATACTGTGAAAGCTCCCTTTGAGTTCCCCATTTGTGGAAAAAGGGAATCCACATGTGTACTATAATTATCATCCGGACGATCATCAACACGTGGTGGCCTATTAAATCTTGTCTCAATCCCTTCTAAGTATAGAGAGCAAAATGTAAGAGCTTCTTCAGCCACGTATTCCTCAGCTATAGAACCTTCTGATTTAGCTTTGTTTCGTACATAGGACTTCAAATGACCTAAATACCTAGTTTGTATAATTAAGTGACAGGTTAAATACCTAAGCAAGATATAACTAAATGATAGGTTAAATGAATAATGATTGAAAAGAGATATTTACCTCTCAATAGGATACATCCACCTATAGTGTACTGGtcccatcttcttcttcaacaacttTTCGTCGAGTCCTCTTACCTTTACTTGCCTGTAGTTCCTTCCCGAATGAAACATTGATGCCTTCAAGTTGTTCCAATATTTCTGACCCTGTTAGTGCTGCTGGAGAATCCCTCAACTCAACTTTTTCATTAAATTTTGCACGACTTAGCCTAAACTTATGACCCCTTTCTAAGAAACGGCGATGTCCCAAAAAACACCATTTTCCACcatgctttaatctatatgaatCAGTGTTGAAGTTACATGTGGGACAAGCATATTTACTATGTACGTTCCACCCAGATAAGTTACCAAGGCCTGGAAAATCACTAATTGTCCACATTAATGCTGCTCGCAATGTAAACATTTCATTTTTGAACCTATCTAATGTTTGAACACCATCATGCCACAACTCTTTTAACTCTTTAATAAGAGGTTGTAAGTATACATCTATGTTGTTCCCCGGCATTTTCTCTCCAGGAATAATCATTGACAAGATAAGTGATGTTGGCTTCATGCACTCCCATGGAGGCCGATTGTATGGAATAAGCACCACTGGCCAAACGCTATAGTTTGTACGCATAGCTCCAAAGGGGTTGAATCCATCGGCTGCAAGACCAAGACGTACATTTCGAGGATCTTCGGCAAACCCATCATGAAGTAAATCAAATATTTTCCAAGCTTCAGAATCTCGCGGATGCCTCATCTTTGAATCTTTCTTTTCTGCCGAAGCATGCCATTGCATTGATTGAGCAGTCTTAGAACACATGAATAATCGTTGAAGTCTCGGTTTTAGTGAAAAGTATCGTAAGATCTTTGCTGGTTTCTTCTTTTTAGCATCGCTCCATTTAGATGTCTTGCATCTTTTGCATTCTTGCAAATCTTCATCCTCCCCCAATATAACATGCAGTCATTAGGGCAAGCAGGTATCTTGGTATAATTAAGCCCTAGTTTATTTATGGTTTTCTTGGCCTCATAGAATGTATTTGAAATCTTTGCATTTCCAAAAGCATCTTTTAATAACTTGAGGATTTCGGTCATGGCTTTGTCGCTTATTCTATATAAGCACTTTATGTGATACAGACTAATTAAGAAAGAAAGTTTTGAATTCTTTGTGCACCCTTCATACAATTGTTCATTGCCATCTTCTAACAACTTGTAAAATTCTACATTTTCTCCATTGTGCTCTTCATTTTCTGCATCTTCTATGTTGTCTTCATCTCCATCGCCATCTTCATTCAAGTCAGGTCCAGCAACTCCAAATGCGTCATTGAGCATTGTTACCATTGGATGCTGAGATGTCGAATCATCTTGTACAATATGACTAGTTTGATGAACTTGTGACCCAACTCCAACTACTTCTTCACCATGCCAATACCAAACTTTGTAGTTTTTTGGAAATGGCTTGACTATTAAATGTTCAAAAACTTTCTCTCTTATTTGCCACTTGCCAAAACCACACACCGGACAAGGGCATTTAATTTGACGACCCGCGAGAGATCGATGCTCAAAAGCAAAATCCAAAAACTTGTTTAAACCATCTTTATACTCATGCGTGGTTCGTGGTTTTTCAATCCATGACTTATCGATTGACATGACTAAGAGGGACTACAAATAGGGATTTTAAAAAATCTATTCATTAAAAATCTATATATATTC is a genomic window of Arachis ipaensis cultivar K30076 chromosome B06, Araip1.1, whole genome shotgun sequence containing:
- the LOC107648345 gene encoding uncharacterized protein LOC107648345 isoform X2 — its product is MFHSGRNYRQVKVRGLDEKLLKKKMGPVHYRWMYPIERYLGHLKSYVRNKAKSEGSIAEEYVAEEALTFCSLYLEGIETRFNRPPRVDDRPDDNYSTHVDSLFPQMGNSKGAFTVFELSPMEKKQAHRYVVLNCPYVKPFIDDFKDFVRRRSKGRRPSNVEIEKRVNKDFVTWFPAQLMNPDIMNTVHEDLRYLARGPSRYAKRFSTFSINGFSFRTTNRDNGLKTQNSGVFLMSSTPCVASASDADVRNADLSYYGKLEDIIELNYNGQFRVTLFKCKWADTTRERGCRKDNWGFTSVNFSQVIHSGDREEDDPYIEASQARMVYFVNDEVNKDWSVVVHLKPRDSYDMGGNEDDEACENEP
- the LOC107648345 gene encoding uncharacterized protein LOC107648345 isoform X1, producing MFHSGRNYRQVKVRGLDEKLLKKKMGPVHYRWMYPIERYLGHLKSYVRNKAKSEGSIAEEYVAEEALTFCSLYLEGIETRFNRPPRVDDRPDDNYSTHVDSLFPQMGNSKGAFTVFELSPMEKKQAHRYVVLNCPYVKPFIDDFKDFVRRRSKGRRPSNVEIEKRVNKDFVTWFPAQLMNPDIMNTVHEDLRYLARGPSRYAKRFSTFSINGFSFRTTNRDNGLKTQNSGVFLMSSTPCVASASDADVRNADLSYYGKLEDIIELNYNGQFRVTLFKCKWADTTRERGCRKDNWGFTSVNFSQVIHSGDREEDDPYIEASQARMVYFVNDEVNKDWSVVVHLKPRDSYDMGGNEDDEACENEPCKRGTRICLKQQQLHILHKTSQ
- the LOC107648345 gene encoding uncharacterized protein LOC107648345 isoform X5, whose protein sequence is MPKQKRYKNLLKAAAAAHSSQDKSIAAANSSQDKSIAATNSSRDKSAASNASQVKSAASANFSRNKLAAAANFSRDKSVAAANFSRDKSAAAANSSQDKSATSNSSRDKLAASNSSRDKLTATNSSRDKSTTVASSSRDKSAASNSSEPSSVAPTISEHPSEPKRKRGRESKHYWTVDAIDEYEDTTRLHLLVKDVHNLLESLRIVVNFDRQHAAVGEAAGLLAGVCGQLATDCVAFPISFDKWSDIPESFFENQWNIFFQCVIAWPNDFCSNRLAKNGGNIG
- the LOC107648345 gene encoding uncharacterized protein LOC107648345 isoform X4, whose protein sequence is MQKRYKNLLKAAAAAHSSQDKSIAAANSSQDKSIAATNSSRDKSAASNASQVKSAASANFSRNKLAAAANFSRDKSVAAANFSRDKSAAAANSSQDKSATSNSSRDKLAASNSSRDKLTATNSSRDKSTTVASSSRDKSAASNSSEPSSVAPTISEHPSEPKRKRGRESKHYWTVDAIDEYEDTTRLHLLVKDVHNLLESLRIVVNFDRQHAAVGEAAGLLAGVCGQLATDCVAFPISFDKWSDIPESFFENQWNIFFQARFCFKVCDSLAKRFLLQSLGKKWREHRIKLWSEFYDPRLSKTEIINNTPEDIALDQWALFVEYRLKPETQVSTYFPS
- the LOC107648345 gene encoding uncharacterized protein LOC107648345 isoform X3 translates to MPKQKRYKNLLKAAAAAHSSQDKSIAAANSSQDKSIAATNSSRDKSAASNASQVKSAASANFSRNKLAAAANFSRDKSVAAANFSRDKSAAAANSSQDKSATSNSSRDKLAASNSSRDKLTATNSSRDKSTTVASSSRDKSAASNSSEPSSVAPTISEHPSEPKRKRGRESKHYWTVDAIDEYEDTTRLHLLVKDVHNLLESLRIVVNFDRQHAAVGEAAGLLAGVCGQLATDCVAFPISFDKWSDIPESFFENQWNIFFQARFCFKVCDSLAKRFLLQSLGKKWREHRIKLWSEFYDPRLSKTEIINNTPEDIALDQWALFVEYRLKPETQVSTYFPS